The DNA segment TCCATTTTCATGGCTTCGATCACGACCAGCCCCTGACCCTCTTCCACCTGTTGCCCGACTTCGACCAGGATCTTGATGATCTTTCCGGGCATCTGGGCGCGCAGTTCCTGTTTGCCGGTGACGTTGGCAGCGGATCCACCCAGCAACATCTTGCGACGCTCATCGACCACCTGGAAGTCGAAGGCCGAGGTACCGACGTGAACATCGAGACTTCCGTCTTCGCGTTCGTGAACACTACCCTCGTACTGGCGATCCTCGACCAGCACTGAATATGTGGTGTTGGCGGTCTTGTAGGCATCGAGGCGGACCGGCTCGGAATCGTCGACGGAGACCTCGAACAAGCTCCCGCCGATATCTTTGACTTCGACTTTGAAGACTTCTTTGCCGTGGGTGACTTCGTACTTCACGACTAGCTTCCCCGCATCTGACGAGCTCGGCCGAGCATCCGCCAGTTCGACCCGGACTGCTTGGCACCACCGGGCTGCTGTATTCGCGAGGCACTGTCTTGATCGCGACGACATGCGGCGATCGCAGCCAGCATGATGGCCAGTTGGAGTTCTTCTTCATCTGACGGAAGCTCCGAGCTGGCCGAGTCGAGAATTTCCGTTTCGATGAAACTCGTGTCGTAGTGGCCTTCCAGGAACTTGGGATTGTCCATGACCACGCGATGGAATGGAATCGAAGTCTTGATGCCCTTCACCACGAACTCGCGCAGAGCGCGCTTCATGCGAGAGATCGCCTCATCGCGATTTCTCCCCCAGCAGATCAGCTTGGCGACCATCGGGTCGTAGTGGACGGTCACTTCCGCACCGGGATAGACACCTGGGTCGTTGCGCACACCGGGTCCCCCGGGCGGACGGTACGCCAGCACCTCACCCGGAGACGGACGGAAATTCTGCTCCGGATCTTCGGCGTAGATGCGACATTCAATCGCCCAACCGTTGATGCCGACTTCCTCCTGACGGATGCCGATTTCCTGGCCTGCAGCAATCCGTATGCCCGTCTTCACGATGTCGATGTTCGTGATCATCTCGGTAACGGGATGTTCAACCTGCA comes from the bacterium genome and includes:
- a CDS encoding biotin/lipoyl-binding protein; this translates as MKYEVTHGKEVFKVEVKDIGGSLFEVSVDDSEPVRLDAYKTANTTYSVLVEDRQYEGSVHEREDGSLDVHVGTSAFDFQVVDERRKMLLGGSAANVTGKQELRAQMPGKIIKILVEVGQQVEEGQGLVVIEAMKMENEIKSPVDGEVKQIDVEEGGLVETGSLLAVVDPPDDEG